The proteins below come from a single Triticum aestivum cultivar Chinese Spring chromosome 5D, IWGSC CS RefSeq v2.1, whole genome shotgun sequence genomic window:
- the LOC123123658 gene encoding electron transfer flavoprotein subunit alpha, mitochondrial, producing the protein MAAALVAGALRRGRAGAGGAAGRTLRRLVSTLVVAEHEGGLVKPSSLSALVAAEAIAKENKVSLLLGGSGPALHKAAEHAAASHPLVNEVLVADSDVFAHPLAEPWAELLRSVQQKGGYSHVIASSTSFGKNLLPRAAALLDVSPVTDVTAISEPRVFVRPIYAGNALCTVRYTGESPCMMSIRSTSFSPATESMSETKVAPITQVDLSFLSEASSRKSSWVNLTSQDTERPDLANARVVVTGGRGLKSAENFKLLEQLAEKLGAAVGATRAAVDAGYVPNELQVGQTGKIVAPELYIAFGVSGAIQHLAGMRDSKYIVAVNKDADAPIFQVADYGIVGDLFQVLEELLEKIPDKK; encoded by the exons ATGGCGGCGGCGTTGGTGGCGGGAGCGCTCCGGCGGGGAAGAGCGGGCGCCGGCGGCGCGGCCGGGAGGACGCTGCGTAGGCTC GTGAGCACTCTGGTCGTGGCGGAGCACGAAGGCGGGCTTGTGAAGCCCTCATCTCTCAGCGCACTTGTGGCTGCCGAGGCCATCGCCAAAGAGAACAAGGTGTCTCTTCTCCTCGGCGGATCCGGACCGGCGCTGCACAAGGCTGCCGAGCATGCTGCGGCTAGCCATCCGTTGGTCAATGAG GTTCTTGTTGCGGACTCAGACGTGTTTGCGCATCCTTTAGCCGAGCCTTGGGCCGAGCTGCTCCGCTCCGTGCAGCAGAAAGGCGGATACTCTCATGTTATAGCCTCTTCGACATCGTTCGGGAAGAATTTGCTTCCACGCGCTGCGGCTCTTCTAGATGTCTCCCCTGTCACGGACGTCACTGCAATCTCTGAGCCCCGGGTCTTTGTGAG GCCAATCTATGCTGGAAATGCACTCTGCACTGTACGATATACTGGGGAGTCTCCTTGTATGATGAGTATTAGATCAACATCATTTTCTCCAGCTACCGAGTCTATGTCAGAAACTAAAGTTGCGCCTATAACCCAGGTTGATCTCTCTTTCCTCAGTGAAG CAAGCTCAAGGAAATCTTCATGGGTGAATCTTACATCCCAAGATACAGAACGGCCAGATCTTGCAAATGCACGCGTGGTAGTCACTGGAGGCAGAGGTTTGAAGAGCGCCGAGAATTTCAAATTGTTGGAGCAGCTGGCAGAGAAACTTGGCGCAGCAG TGGGTGCGACCAGAGCTGCCGTAGATGCAGGATATGTGCCAAATGAACTACAA GTGGGGCAGACCGGGAAGATTGTTGCGCCTGAGCTCTACATTGCTTTCGGAGTGTCAGGGGCGATACAACACTTGGCGGGGATGAGAGATTCCAAGTACATTGTGGCGGTCAACAAAGACGCGGACGCCCCAATATTTCAG GTCGCGGATTACGGGATCGTTGGCGATCTGTTCCAGGTCCTCGAGGAGCTCCTGGAGAAGATCCCAGACAAGAAATAA